A genomic segment from Streptomyces sp. NBC_00459 encodes:
- the ligD gene encoding non-homologous end-joining DNA ligase, whose translation MGEAVELEAFGRTVRLSSPDKMFFPERGFTKLDLAQYYLAVGPGILRALRDRPTTLERYPDGVTGENFFQKRAPKNMPDWIPTAHITFPSGRSADEMCPTEVAAVLWAAQFGTLTFHPWPVRRADVDHPDELRIDLDPQPGTDYGDAVRAAHELRAVLDEFGGLRGWPKTSGGRGLHVFVPIEPRWTFTQVRRAAIAVGRELERRMPEQVTTRWWKEERGERIFVDYNQTARDRTIASAYSVRPHPHAPVSAPLKWDEVGDAHPRDFDLATMPARFAQLGDVHVDMDDQAFSLDALLELANRDEHEHGLGDLPYPPEYPKMPGEPKRVQPSRARKE comes from the coding sequence ATGGGCGAAGCGGTGGAACTGGAGGCGTTCGGTCGGACGGTGCGGCTGTCCAGCCCGGACAAGATGTTCTTTCCGGAGCGTGGCTTCACCAAGCTCGACCTCGCCCAGTACTACCTTGCCGTCGGCCCCGGCATCCTGCGTGCGCTGCGTGACCGGCCGACCACGCTGGAGCGCTACCCGGACGGGGTGACCGGCGAGAACTTCTTCCAGAAACGGGCGCCCAAGAACATGCCCGACTGGATCCCGACCGCCCACATCACCTTCCCCAGCGGTCGCAGCGCCGACGAGATGTGCCCGACCGAGGTCGCCGCCGTACTGTGGGCCGCCCAGTTCGGCACCCTCACCTTCCACCCCTGGCCGGTGCGCCGCGCCGACGTCGACCACCCCGACGAACTGCGCATCGACCTCGACCCGCAGCCCGGCACGGACTACGGCGACGCGGTGCGCGCCGCACATGAACTGCGCGCCGTGCTCGACGAGTTCGGCGGTCTGCGCGGCTGGCCCAAGACCTCCGGCGGACGGGGGCTGCATGTCTTCGTGCCGATCGAACCGCGCTGGACGTTCACGCAGGTTCGGCGGGCGGCGATCGCTGTCGGGCGGGAGCTGGAGCGGCGGATGCCGGAGCAGGTGACCACCAGGTGGTGGAAGGAGGAACGCGGGGAGCGGATCTTCGTCGACTACAACCAGACCGCCCGAGACCGCACCATCGCGTCCGCCTACTCCGTACGGCCCCACCCGCACGCTCCCGTCTCCGCGCCGCTGAAGTGGGACGAGGTCGGCGACGCACACCCCCGCGACTTCGACCTCGCGACCATGCCCGCCCGGTTCGCCCAACTCGGCGACGTCCACGTGGACATGGACGACCAGGCCTTCTCCCTCGACGCCCTGCTCGAACTCGCCAACCGCGACGAGCACGAGCACGGACTCGGTGACCTGCCGTATCCCCCGGAGTACCCCAAGATGCCGGGCGAGCCCAAGCGCGTACAGCCAAGTCGGGCCCGCAAGGAGTGA
- a CDS encoding cytochrome P450: protein MNPALTVTGPPAAPGALPVAGHLWQILRDPLLFFERRHAAAEAASGVVVVRVGPRPVHLVTRPDLVRQLLADPGTFDQGGIYVEGVRALAGNSVASCPAADHQVQRPILQPAFRQRRIADYSRVTEACADALARSWHDGQRLEMVQNMHRLAAEVVTRTLFSGPGTVQAGQDIQRLFPRLLAGLYRRMLLPVAWVHRMPLPANIGFSSALNGINRIIGKEIQTYRRCGRDRGDLLSAMMHATDPRTGAALTDAELTGQVVGMLLAAIETTGSVAAWLLHNLAIHPKVEDAVLGELRIAVGDRPLRAEDLANLPLFKRVFAEVLRLHPPFWLLSRVTTGPAELGGHRIPGGADVAFSLYCLHRAPQAFPFPHRFDPDRWLPDRVTDAQREAHIPFGAGTRQCIGEVYGRTAIPLVVATLLRHWRVRHATAREVTPLVKGTMRPSPLIMTVTRRTAAFVP from the coding sequence ATGAATCCGGCCTTGACGGTCACCGGTCCGCCGGCCGCCCCCGGCGCCCTCCCGGTGGCCGGGCATCTGTGGCAGATCCTGCGCGACCCGCTGCTCTTCTTCGAACGCCGGCACGCGGCCGCCGAGGCCGCCTCCGGAGTCGTCGTCGTACGCGTCGGGCCGAGACCCGTCCACCTGGTGACCCGGCCGGACCTCGTACGGCAACTGCTCGCCGACCCGGGGACCTTCGACCAGGGCGGCATCTATGTCGAGGGCGTACGGGCGCTCGCCGGCAACAGCGTCGCCAGCTGCCCCGCCGCCGACCACCAGGTGCAGCGGCCGATCCTCCAACCCGCCTTCCGGCAGCGGCGGATCGCCGACTACTCCAGGGTGACGGAGGCGTGCGCGGACGCCTTGGCGCGGTCCTGGCACGACGGGCAGCGGCTGGAGATGGTGCAGAACATGCACCGACTGGCCGCCGAGGTCGTCACCCGCACCCTGTTCTCCGGGCCGGGCACCGTGCAGGCCGGGCAGGACATCCAGCGGCTGTTCCCGCGTCTCCTCGCCGGGCTGTACCGCAGGATGCTGCTCCCCGTCGCCTGGGTGCACCGGATGCCGCTGCCCGCCAACATCGGCTTCAGCTCGGCCCTGAACGGCATCAACCGGATCATCGGCAAGGAGATCCAGACGTACCGCCGCTGCGGGCGGGACCGGGGCGACCTGCTCTCCGCGATGATGCACGCCACCGACCCGCGCACCGGCGCCGCCCTCACCGACGCCGAACTGACGGGACAGGTCGTCGGCATGCTGCTGGCCGCCATCGAGACCACGGGAAGTGTGGCGGCCTGGCTTCTGCACAACCTCGCCATCCACCCCAAGGTGGAGGATGCCGTGCTCGGTGAGCTGCGTATCGCGGTCGGCGACCGGCCGCTGCGCGCCGAAGACCTGGCCAACCTCCCCCTGTTCAAGCGGGTGTTCGCCGAGGTGCTGCGCCTCCACCCGCCGTTCTGGCTGCTCAGCCGCGTCACCACGGGCCCCGCCGAACTCGGCGGCCACCGGATTCCCGGCGGCGCGGATGTCGCCTTCAGTCTGTACTGCCTGCATCGCGCCCCGCAGGCATTCCCCTTCCCGCACCGCTTCGACCCCGACCGCTGGCTCCCCGACCGGGTCACCGACGCCCAGCGGGAGGCCCACATTCCGTTCGGCGCAGGCACCCGTCAGTGCATCGGCGAGGTGTACGGCCGTACGGCGATCCCGCTCGTCGTCGCGACCCTGCTGCGGCACTGGCGGGTCCGGCACGCCACCGCGCGGGAGGTGACCCCGCTGGTCAAGGGGACCATGAGGCCCAGCCCCCTGATCATGACGGTGACGCGCCGGACCGCTGCCTTCGTTCCCTGA
- a CDS encoding OmpL47-type beta-barrel domain-containing protein: MRRRKALWTALLASLFVVLGLTSAAGARTDAQPTAAPAAAQVLTWTAGDDITKYASVPATAVAGATTIVFENSAATGNTMGMPHTLTFDVSDPEYNNDVPLNILANPNDDQGGRHTAEVTLAPGRYRYHCTIPGHGQMQGILVVTEGGGADTTPPATSANVTGAQNSQGQYVGSASVGIGASDEGSGVDRIEYAIGTDGAWQPYTTPVVIDQVGSHAVRYRAFDKAGNASAEKSVGFTVVAPPTDDTAPPETSATVSGARNADGAYLDMATVTVSASDTGSGVNTVEYAVNSGSWQPYSGPVMVHQVGIHSVRYRATDKAGNASAEKSVAFTVVTQPAEDTVPPVTGVTVEGTRNANGAYVNSAKVTVSATDHGGSGVATVEYSLDGGPYLAYTAPVVVDRAGAHTVAYRASDKAGNSSDARSVSLTVVAGGGVPAPNCPEYDERLTVIVGTVDSGVPNRVTNNRCRIGELIEDEREWTSHALFLKHVRTVLDRLFKDGAVDEREDATIEEAARASGIGKPGQTEGYRTILDGTPASFAKWQQVGGGSFALNGDGSLTSGTTVAGLGMLWFPERKYGDFSLKLQWRDDAPGTGNANSGVFVRFPWVHGHPEEPRPEWAAIKYGHEVQVFDRPDGDMYKTGSVYGFDRVGLAGAGVTQKGTWNDYEIRVVDQHYSVFRNGVLINEFDNTGGQDFTPPRSDDPGTDGRRFASGYIGLQVHGTTDVVSYRDIRIREL, encoded by the coding sequence GTGCGCAGACGCAAGGCTCTCTGGACGGCCCTGCTGGCGTCCCTGTTCGTGGTCCTCGGACTGACGTCGGCGGCGGGGGCGCGCACCGATGCCCAACCCACCGCCGCGCCGGCCGCCGCTCAGGTCCTCACCTGGACCGCGGGCGACGACATCACCAAGTACGCCTCCGTACCGGCCACGGCGGTGGCGGGCGCGACGACGATCGTCTTCGAGAACAGTGCGGCGACCGGCAACACCATGGGCATGCCCCACACATTGACGTTCGACGTCTCCGACCCGGAGTACAACAACGACGTCCCGCTGAACATCCTCGCCAACCCGAACGACGACCAGGGCGGCCGGCACACCGCCGAGGTCACGCTCGCTCCCGGCCGTTACCGCTACCACTGCACGATCCCGGGCCACGGCCAGATGCAGGGCATCCTCGTGGTGACCGAGGGCGGCGGCGCCGACACGACGCCTCCGGCGACCTCGGCGAATGTCACCGGCGCGCAGAACTCGCAGGGCCAGTACGTCGGTTCGGCGAGCGTCGGGATCGGTGCGAGCGACGAGGGCTCGGGCGTGGACCGGATCGAGTACGCGATCGGCACCGACGGCGCGTGGCAGCCGTACACCACGCCGGTCGTGATCGACCAGGTAGGCAGCCATGCGGTGCGCTACCGGGCGTTCGACAAGGCGGGCAACGCCTCCGCCGAGAAGAGCGTCGGGTTCACGGTGGTCGCACCTCCGACGGACGACACGGCGCCGCCGGAGACGTCGGCGACGGTGAGCGGTGCGCGGAACGCGGACGGGGCGTATCTCGACATGGCGACGGTCACCGTCTCCGCCTCGGACACCGGGTCCGGGGTCAACACGGTCGAGTACGCGGTGAACAGCGGGAGTTGGCAGCCGTACAGCGGGCCGGTGATGGTGCATCAGGTCGGCATTCACAGCGTCCGCTACCGCGCCACCGACAAGGCGGGCAACGCCTCCGCCGAGAAGAGCGTCGCCTTCACCGTCGTGACGCAGCCGGCCGAGGACACCGTCCCGCCCGTGACCGGCGTGACTGTCGAGGGCACCCGCAACGCGAACGGCGCCTACGTCAACAGTGCCAAGGTGACCGTCAGCGCGACGGACCACGGCGGCTCGGGTGTCGCCACGGTCGAGTACTCGCTCGACGGCGGGCCCTATCTGGCGTACACCGCGCCGGTGGTGGTCGACCGGGCGGGCGCGCACACGGTGGCCTACCGGGCGAGCGACAAGGCGGGCAACTCCAGTGACGCACGCTCGGTGAGTCTCACGGTCGTGGCGGGCGGCGGGGTTCCGGCGCCCAACTGCCCCGAGTACGACGAGCGGTTGACGGTGATCGTCGGCACGGTCGACTCGGGGGTGCCCAACCGGGTCACCAACAACCGGTGCCGGATAGGCGAGTTGATCGAGGACGAGCGGGAGTGGACGTCCCACGCCCTGTTCCTCAAGCACGTACGGACCGTCCTCGACCGGCTCTTCAAGGACGGCGCCGTCGACGAACGGGAGGACGCGACGATCGAGGAGGCTGCCCGCGCCTCAGGTATCGGCAAGCCGGGCCAGACCGAGGGCTACCGCACGATCCTCGACGGCACGCCCGCGTCCTTCGCCAAGTGGCAGCAGGTGGGCGGCGGTTCGTTCGCGCTGAACGGCGACGGCTCGCTCACCAGTGGCACCACGGTCGCGGGGCTGGGCATGCTGTGGTTCCCGGAGCGGAAGTACGGGGACTTCTCGCTGAAGCTCCAGTGGCGGGACGACGCGCCGGGCACGGGCAACGCCAACTCCGGTGTTTTCGTGCGGTTCCCGTGGGTCCACGGCCATCCGGAGGAGCCGCGACCGGAGTGGGCCGCCATCAAGTACGGGCACGAGGTGCAGGTGTTCGACCGGCCCGACGGCGACATGTACAAGACGGGCTCGGTCTACGGCTTCGACCGGGTGGGGCTCGCCGGGGCCGGCGTCACCCAGAAGGGCACCTGGAACGACTACGAGATCAGGGTGGTCGACCAGCACTACTCGGTGTTCCGCAACGGCGTGCTGATCAACGAGTTCGACAACACCGGCGGCCAGGACTTCACCCCGCCGCGCTCGGACGACCCGGGCACGGACGGGCGGCGGTTCGCGTCGGGGTACATCGGCCTCCAGGTGCACGGCACGACCGATGTGGTCTCCTACCGGGACATCCGGATCAGGGAACTGTGA
- a CDS encoding ThuA domain-containing protein, with protein sequence MRLRELSARSRGRSGSGRRRAWAATVAAGVVTAGLLSGPAASARPAPDPSATTMSVTSPPGGSGVRVLVFHGSAAAGDESPVVNAGIEAIERIGLSGPAAQRFAVEATDDASVFTDGSRLGTFNAVVFLTGGGDVLDPDQEAGLETYMEAGGGFVGIHDAARAEPYSDWFTGLVGARPAAGSPTAVQRATVEVGDRRHPATRELPTQWKRPDQWLNWVKNPSGDVHTVARVRESTYKPGASANGWDHPVSWCRDYDGGRSFYTGMGGTVSSYDETDFRNHLRGALLWTTRLVQADCKATINASYRAERLTRPNQPGQSDQIGEPHGLVTAPDGRVFYIGRGGADSSQPVVTDWNNPDIGKGKGQIHVYDPRTRKVTLAGELTVFGNKGGGDELIKAEEGLLGIELDPSFERNGWVYLHYTPHARINRDTRTAERYVSRFTLDPATDRLDPNSEKVLLKWPVQIHSCCHSGGGMAWDSKGNLYIATGDNNSSQFSDGYSGNNPQPAYKGLSFADARRTAGNTNNLNGKILRIHPEPDGTYTLPAGNLFTGRETDEGGGKTRGEIYVMGVRNPARISVDKATDTLYAGWVGPDASAPSTTWGPAKYDTFAAITRAGNRGWPYCMGNKQPYRDRNLPDPSKPLGWYDCDHPKNESPNNDGLVDLPPVTGNNIWYSPQGGAPDFPRDANGVPSYKQAESTYLLPWLKGGGQAAMNGPVYRYDAASASTTKWPAYWDGKWFVGDFYDADQPRNAVVTDPKTQGDGGLPVHSESLKKIVPIGNDGIKNLMDWKFGPDGSLYVLDYGRGFFTSDARSALWRVTYTGGGPTPAVGDLARGAE encoded by the coding sequence ATGCGCTTAAGGGAGTTGAGCGCGCGAAGCAGAGGACGGAGCGGGAGCGGACGGAGACGGGCCTGGGCGGCCACGGTTGCCGCCGGAGTCGTCACCGCCGGGCTGCTGTCGGGGCCCGCCGCGAGCGCGCGGCCGGCTCCGGATCCGTCCGCGACAACGATGTCCGTCACGTCGCCGCCCGGCGGCAGCGGTGTGCGCGTCCTGGTCTTCCACGGTTCGGCGGCGGCCGGGGACGAGTCGCCGGTCGTCAACGCCGGCATCGAGGCGATCGAGCGGATCGGGCTGTCCGGCCCGGCTGCACAGCGCTTCGCGGTCGAGGCGACGGACGACGCCTCCGTGTTCACGGACGGGTCCCGGCTCGGGACGTTCAACGCGGTCGTCTTCCTGACCGGCGGCGGTGACGTCCTCGACCCGGACCAGGAGGCCGGGCTGGAGACGTACATGGAGGCCGGCGGGGGCTTCGTCGGTATCCATGACGCGGCCCGCGCGGAACCGTACTCCGACTGGTTCACCGGACTGGTGGGCGCCCGACCGGCCGCCGGCAGCCCAACGGCCGTACAGCGCGCGACCGTTGAGGTCGGTGACCGGCGGCATCCGGCCACCAGGGAACTGCCGACGCAGTGGAAGCGGCCGGACCAGTGGCTGAACTGGGTGAAGAATCCATCGGGTGACGTGCACACCGTGGCCCGGGTGCGCGAGTCGACGTACAAGCCCGGTGCGAGCGCCAACGGCTGGGACCACCCGGTGAGTTGGTGCCGGGACTACGACGGCGGGCGTTCCTTCTACACCGGCATGGGCGGCACTGTGTCGTCGTACGACGAGACGGACTTCCGAAACCATCTGCGCGGGGCCCTGCTGTGGACGACCCGGCTGGTCCAGGCCGACTGCAAGGCCACCATCAACGCCAGTTACCGGGCCGAGCGGCTGACCCGGCCCAACCAGCCGGGGCAGAGCGACCAGATCGGCGAGCCGCACGGGCTGGTGACCGCCCCCGACGGGCGGGTGTTCTACATCGGCCGTGGCGGCGCCGACTCCTCCCAGCCGGTGGTCACCGACTGGAACAACCCGGACATCGGCAAGGGCAAGGGCCAGATCCACGTCTACGACCCGAGGACCAGGAAGGTCACTCTGGCGGGCGAGTTGACCGTCTTCGGCAACAAGGGCGGCGGCGACGAGCTGATCAAGGCCGAGGAGGGGCTGCTCGGTATCGAGCTCGATCCGTCCTTCGAGCGCAACGGCTGGGTGTATCTCCACTACACGCCCCACGCGCGGATCAACCGCGACACCAGGACGGCCGAGCGGTACGTCTCCCGTTTCACGCTCGACCCCGCCACCGACCGGCTCGACCCGAACAGCGAGAAGGTGCTGCTCAAGTGGCCGGTGCAGATCCACAGTTGCTGTCACTCGGGCGGTGGGATGGCTTGGGACTCCAAGGGCAATCTGTACATCGCGACCGGTGACAACAACTCCAGCCAGTTCAGCGACGGTTACTCCGGCAACAATCCTCAACCCGCATACAAGGGCTTGTCGTTCGCCGACGCCCGGCGCACCGCCGGCAACACCAACAACCTCAACGGCAAGATCCTGCGCATCCATCCGGAGCCCGACGGCACGTACACCCTCCCCGCAGGCAACCTCTTCACGGGCCGGGAGACCGACGAGGGCGGCGGAAAGACCCGCGGCGAGATCTACGTGATGGGGGTCAGGAACCCGGCCCGCATCTCCGTCGACAAGGCGACCGACACCCTGTACGCGGGCTGGGTCGGACCGGACGCGAGCGCGCCCTCGACGACCTGGGGTCCGGCGAAGTACGACACGTTCGCCGCCATCACCCGGGCAGGCAACCGGGGTTGGCCGTACTGCATGGGCAACAAGCAGCCCTATCGGGACCGCAATCTGCCCGATCCGTCGAAACCGCTGGGCTGGTACGACTGCGACCACCCGAAGAACGAGTCGCCGAACAACGACGGCCTCGTCGACCTGCCGCCCGTCACCGGCAACAACATCTGGTACTCGCCCCAGGGCGGCGCCCCCGACTTCCCGCGCGACGCGAACGGCGTCCCGTCCTACAAGCAGGCGGAGAGCACATATCTGCTGCCGTGGCTGAAGGGCGGCGGCCAGGCGGCGATGAACGGTCCGGTGTACCGCTACGACGCGGCGAGCGCGAGCACGACCAAGTGGCCGGCCTACTGGGACGGCAAGTGGTTCGTGGGCGACTTCTACGACGCCGACCAGCCGCGCAACGCGGTCGTCACCGATCCGAAGACCCAGGGCGACGGCGGACTGCCCGTCCACTCCGAGTCGTTGAAGAAGATCGTGCCGATCGGGAACGACGGCATCAAGAACCTCATGGACTGGAAGTTCGGTCCCGACGGCTCGCTCTACGTCCTCGACTACGGCCGGGGCTTCTTCACCTCGGACGCCAGGTCGGCGCTGTGGCGGGTCACTTACACCGGCGGCGGCCCGACGCCCGCGGTCGGCGACCTCGCGAGGGGAGCGGAGTAG
- a CDS encoding multicopper oxidase domain-containing protein: MDRRDFNRRVLLGGAVVATSLSVAPEAGSATAATAALAKTAPAGGEVRHLRLYAERLADGRMGYGFTKGAASVPGPLIELNEGDTAHIALENTTDVAVSLHVHGLDYEISSDGTKLSRSDVEPGGTRTYTWRTHAPGRRADGTWRAGSAGYWHYHDHVVGTEHGTGGIRKGLYGPVIVRRKGDILPDTTYTIVFNDMTINNRPGHQSPDFEATVGDRVEFVMITHGEYYHTFHMHGHRWADNRTGLLTGPDDPSQVVDNKIVGPADSFGFQVIAGEGVGAGAWMYHCHVQSHSDMGMAGLFLVRKTDGTIPGYEEHEAGGAGETRSSHGH; the protein is encoded by the coding sequence ATGGACAGACGTGACTTCAATCGTCGGGTACTGCTGGGCGGTGCGGTCGTCGCGACATCGTTGTCGGTCGCTCCGGAGGCAGGCAGTGCGACCGCCGCGACCGCCGCACTCGCAAAGACGGCCCCGGCCGGCGGCGAGGTACGACACCTCCGGCTGTATGCCGAGCGGCTCGCCGACGGACGGATGGGCTACGGCTTCACGAAGGGCGCGGCGTCGGTCCCCGGGCCCCTGATCGAGCTGAACGAGGGCGACACGGCGCACATCGCCCTGGAGAACACCACGGACGTGGCGGTGAGTCTGCACGTCCACGGCCTGGACTACGAGATCTCCAGCGACGGCACGAAGCTGAGCCGCAGCGACGTCGAGCCCGGCGGCACCCGCACCTACACCTGGCGCACGCACGCTCCGGGCCGCCGCGCCGACGGCACCTGGCGGGCGGGCAGCGCCGGCTACTGGCACTACCACGACCATGTCGTCGGCACCGAACACGGCACCGGCGGCATCCGCAAGGGCCTCTACGGCCCGGTGATCGTCCGGCGCAAGGGGGACATCCTCCCGGACACCACGTACACGATCGTCTTCAACGACATGACGATCAACAACCGGCCCGGCCATCAGAGCCCCGACTTCGAGGCCACGGTGGGGGATCGCGTCGAGTTCGTGATGATCACGCACGGCGAGTACTACCACACCTTCCATATGCACGGTCACCGCTGGGCGGACAACCGCACCGGCCTGCTCACCGGCCCCGACGACCCGAGTCAGGTCGTCGACAACAAGATCGTGGGCCCGGCGGACTCCTTCGGTTTCCAGGTGATCGCGGGGGAGGGGGTCGGAGCGGGTGCCTGGATGTACCACTGCCATGTGCAGAGTCACTCGGACATGGGGATGGCGGGCCTGTTCCTGGTGCGGAAGACGGACGGAACGATCCCCGGATACGAGGAGCACGAGGCGGGCGGGGCGGGAGAGACGCGGTCGTCGCACGGGCACTGA
- a CDS encoding LacI family DNA-binding transcriptional regulator, which yields MTETASRPTLEAVAALAGVSRATASRVVNGGDGVREPLVERVRQAVEELGYVPNQAARSLVTRRHDAIAVVIAEPETRVFADPFFALQLRGISKELTAHDSQLVLLLTEGRDDHTRVGRYLAGGHVDGALVFSLHLDDPLPGLVQRAGVPTVFGGRPGWSDGTRDAVYVDSDNRGGAREAVRHLVALGRTRIAHITGPLDQTSAADRLDGFRDVMPAADPGLIAESDFTPAGGERAMRELLDRCPDLDAVFAANDLTASGALRVLRERGRRVPEDVAVVGFDDMLPVAEQTDPPLTTVRQDIEEMGRLMARLLLGPPGEGGSAGGASAGVVLPTTLVRRASA from the coding sequence GTGACCGAGACCGCGTCGCGTCCCACCCTGGAGGCCGTGGCCGCGCTGGCGGGGGTCTCCCGGGCCACCGCGTCACGTGTCGTCAACGGCGGCGACGGCGTACGCGAACCCCTCGTCGAACGGGTCAGGCAGGCCGTCGAGGAGCTCGGGTACGTGCCCAACCAGGCGGCTCGCTCCCTGGTGACCAGACGGCACGACGCCATCGCCGTCGTCATCGCCGAACCGGAGACCCGGGTCTTCGCCGACCCGTTCTTCGCCCTGCAACTCCGGGGAATCAGCAAGGAGTTGACCGCCCACGACTCCCAACTCGTGCTGCTGCTGACCGAAGGGCGCGACGACCACACCCGGGTCGGCAGGTATCTCGCCGGCGGGCATGTCGACGGCGCCCTCGTCTTCTCCCTGCACCTCGACGACCCGCTGCCCGGCCTGGTCCAGCGCGCCGGCGTGCCCACCGTGTTCGGCGGCCGTCCGGGCTGGAGCGACGGCACCCGCGACGCCGTGTACGTCGACAGCGACAACCGGGGCGGCGCCCGCGAGGCCGTACGGCATCTCGTCGCCCTCGGGCGGACGCGCATCGCGCACATCACGGGCCCCCTCGACCAGACCTCGGCGGCGGACCGGCTCGACGGGTTCCGGGACGTCATGCCCGCCGCCGACCCGGGACTGATCGCCGAGAGCGACTTCACCCCGGCGGGCGGGGAGCGCGCGATGCGTGAACTCCTGGACCGGTGCCCGGACCTGGACGCCGTCTTCGCCGCCAACGACCTCACCGCCTCGGGCGCCCTGCGCGTCCTGCGCGAACGCGGACGGCGCGTACCCGAGGACGTCGCCGTCGTCGGCTTCGACGACATGCTGCCGGTCGCCGAACAGACCGACCCACCGCTCACCACGGTCCGGCAGGACATCGAGGAGATGGGCAGGCTGATGGCCCGCCTGTTGCTCGGCCCTCCGGGCGAAGGCGGCTCGGCGGGTGGCGCGTCGGCCGGAGTGGTTCTGCCGACCACGCTGGTCCGTCGCGCCTCGGCCTAG
- a CDS encoding VOC family protein, protein MLTTRFVTGAPNWIDLGTPDIEGATSFYRALFGWDFRSAGPEAGGYGFFQLGGRTVAGGMQSTEGQGPPSWTVSFQTPDADATAKAAEQAGGGTPAPPMDVMDAGRMAILTDTAGAVFGIWQPGRIKGLEVAGEPGSLCWVELYTTDVPKVAAFYGAVLGLETSVAPFPGGSYTCVNPAGAGDDGMFGGVVDVDEDPTGIETTPYWLPYFEVTDTDATVAAVQEHGGRVRMPATDIEGVGRVARLTDPYGARFAVIRSAPAQM, encoded by the coding sequence ATGCTCACCACCCGTTTCGTGACCGGCGCTCCGAACTGGATCGATCTCGGCACCCCCGACATCGAGGGTGCCACCTCCTTCTACCGGGCGCTCTTCGGCTGGGACTTCCGGTCGGCGGGCCCCGAAGCCGGCGGCTACGGCTTCTTCCAGCTGGGCGGGCGAACCGTCGCGGGCGGCATGCAGAGCACCGAGGGCCAGGGCCCGCCGTCCTGGACGGTGTCCTTCCAGACCCCGGACGCCGACGCCACCGCCAAGGCCGCCGAGCAGGCCGGGGGCGGCACACCGGCTCCGCCGATGGATGTCATGGACGCGGGCCGGATGGCCATCCTCACCGACACCGCCGGCGCCGTCTTCGGGATCTGGCAGCCCGGCCGGATCAAGGGTCTCGAAGTCGCCGGCGAGCCCGGCTCCCTGTGCTGGGTGGAGCTCTACACGACGGACGTCCCCAAGGTCGCCGCGTTCTACGGCGCGGTGCTGGGCCTGGAGACCTCGGTGGCGCCGTTCCCGGGCGGCTCGTACACCTGCGTGAACCCGGCGGGTGCCGGGGACGACGGGATGTTCGGCGGCGTGGTCGACGTGGACGAGGACCCGACGGGCATCGAGACCACTCCGTACTGGCTGCCGTACTTCGAGGTCACCGACACCGACGCCACGGTCGCCGCCGTCCAGGAACACGGCGGGCGGGTCCGGATGCCGGCCACGGACATCGAGGGCGTCGGCCGCGTCGCACGGCTCACCGACCCGTACGGGGCGCGTTTCGCGGTGATCAGGAGCGCGCCGGCACAGATGTGA
- a CDS encoding WhiB family transcriptional regulator, with protein sequence MHYETITPMDSAWQAQALCAQTGADFFFPEPGSSVREAKRICGMCEMRPACLEYALSNDERFGVWGGLSEKERLDLRRTSRTSH encoded by the coding sequence ATGCACTACGAGACGATCACCCCGATGGACAGCGCCTGGCAGGCGCAGGCCCTGTGCGCGCAGACCGGGGCCGACTTCTTCTTTCCCGAGCCGGGCAGCTCGGTGCGCGAGGCGAAGCGCATCTGCGGGATGTGCGAGATGCGCCCCGCCTGCCTGGAGTACGCACTCAGCAACGACGAACGGTTCGGCGTCTGGGGCGGCCTCTCCGAGAAGGAGCGGCTCGACCTCCGACGCACCTCACGCACTTCCCACTGA